In a genomic window of Roseiflexus castenholzii DSM 13941:
- the cofE gene encoding coenzyme F420-0:L-glutamate ligase: MNNGICILPIHGIGEVQPGDNLADMLVDALRRHDMAFESGDVLVVTQKVISKAEGRLVNLETVEPSHMARMAALQGRKDAAYYEVVLRESRRIVRMDRGVLITETHHGFVCANAGVDESNVPGEHCVTLLPIDPDASAMRLRLALRDRCRVDVAVIISDTFGRPWREGQVNVAIGVAGLAPLVDYVGQQDSYGYTMHASVIAVADELASAAELVMGKVDRVPAAVVRGYSVTPSDNGARVLIRAPERDLFR; encoded by the coding sequence ATGAACAATGGCATCTGCATTCTTCCAATTCACGGCATCGGTGAGGTGCAGCCCGGTGATAATCTTGCCGATATGCTTGTCGATGCGCTGAGGCGTCATGACATGGCGTTCGAGAGCGGCGATGTGCTGGTTGTCACGCAGAAGGTAATATCGAAGGCGGAAGGGCGCCTGGTGAACCTGGAAACGGTCGAGCCGTCGCATATGGCGCGGATGGCGGCGTTGCAGGGACGCAAGGACGCTGCATACTATGAGGTAGTACTGCGTGAAAGCCGGCGGATTGTCAGGATGGACCGCGGTGTGCTGATTACCGAAACTCATCACGGGTTCGTCTGCGCCAATGCTGGCGTCGATGAGTCGAATGTGCCCGGTGAGCACTGTGTGACGTTGCTCCCCATTGATCCTGATGCTTCGGCGATGCGCCTGCGCCTGGCGTTGCGTGATCGTTGTCGGGTTGATGTGGCGGTCATTATCTCGGATACCTTTGGGCGACCATGGCGCGAAGGACAGGTGAATGTGGCAATCGGCGTCGCCGGTCTCGCACCACTGGTTGACTATGTTGGGCAGCAGGATTCATATGGCTATACCATGCATGCCAGCGTGATCGCGGTAGCGGACGAATTGGCTTCTGCCGCAGAACTGGTTATGGGAAAGGTGGACCGGGTTCCTGCTGCGGTGGTGCGCGGGTATTCCGTGACCCCCTCTGATAATGGTGCGCGTGTCTTGATCCGGGCGCCGGAACGCGATCTGTTCCGTTGA
- a CDS encoding nitroreductase family protein: MMTAEPNRLSLSLAEIIRGRRSVRRLSDRPVAREHILAMLEAARWAPSPHGRQPWRFVVLTRAEVKHTLAAAMGEEWRRQLALDGQDAATIDTRVRKSYERMTSAPVVLLPCLYTVNLDVYPDEARNAAEITMAVQSLGCAIQNMLLTAYALGLDCGWMCAPLFCPETVTAALDLDPALIPHALITVGYAAVEPVRRERLPLEALIVRFD; this comes from the coding sequence ATGATGACCGCTGAACCGAATCGTCTGTCGCTCTCACTGGCGGAAATCATTCGGGGCCGGCGTTCGGTGCGTCGCCTGTCGGATCGTCCTGTCGCGCGTGAGCATATTCTGGCGATGCTGGAAGCGGCGCGGTGGGCGCCTTCGCCCCACGGACGGCAACCGTGGCGGTTTGTGGTGTTGACCCGCGCAGAAGTCAAACATACACTCGCCGCAGCAATGGGAGAGGAGTGGCGACGCCAGCTGGCACTCGATGGTCAGGACGCTGCAACAATCGACACTCGTGTGCGCAAATCATATGAACGAATGACAAGCGCGCCCGTTGTTCTTCTGCCGTGTCTGTATACCGTGAACCTCGATGTGTATCCCGATGAGGCGCGGAATGCCGCTGAAATAACGATGGCTGTGCAAAGCCTCGGCTGTGCTATTCAGAATATGTTGCTGACGGCGTATGCGCTTGGTCTGGACTGCGGGTGGATGTGTGCGCCGTTGTTTTGCCCGGAAACTGTCACGGCGGCGCTTGACCTGGATCCGGCGCTGATACCCCATGCGCTGATTACCGTTGGTTACGCCGCCGTCGAACCGGTCCGTCGGGAACGGTTGCCGTTGGAAGCATTGATCGTTCGCTTTGACTGA
- the cofD gene encoding 2-phospho-L-lactate transferase — MIVVLAGGVGAARFLEGLVQVVSPEMIAAIVNTGDDMVFHGLHVSPDIDIVTYTLAGIVDPAQGWGIREDTTHTLSMLARLGADTWFKLGDRDLAVHIRRTELLRAGWTLSQVTDAFRCALNVGIRVLPMSDDPVATEIFTPAGWLHFQQYLVQRRARDEVRGVRFVGIEQARPAPGVLEALHTAEMIVIAPSNPVVSIGTILAVPGVRDALMASPAPTVAVSPIIAGAPVKGPAAPLMRAVGLEVSVRGVAACYRGLIDALVIDQADASLSDDIRSWGIDVMVTDTVMRGPAEKRRLAEATIAAARTAARRRS; from the coding sequence ATGATTGTCGTTCTGGCGGGAGGCGTCGGCGCCGCTCGTTTCCTCGAAGGGTTGGTGCAGGTCGTATCGCCGGAGATGATTGCCGCAATCGTCAATACCGGCGACGATATGGTCTTCCACGGGTTACATGTATCCCCAGATATCGATATCGTGACGTATACCCTGGCCGGTATTGTCGATCCGGCGCAGGGTTGGGGGATTCGTGAGGATACTACCCATACCTTGTCAATGCTGGCGAGGCTTGGCGCTGATACCTGGTTCAAACTTGGCGATCGCGACCTGGCAGTGCATATTCGTCGTACCGAGTTGCTGCGCGCAGGATGGACCCTCTCACAGGTGACGGATGCGTTTCGATGTGCACTGAATGTCGGCATTCGGGTGTTGCCGATGAGTGATGATCCCGTGGCAACCGAGATTTTCACGCCAGCAGGGTGGCTGCATTTTCAACAGTATCTGGTGCAGCGCCGCGCCCGTGATGAGGTGCGAGGGGTGCGTTTCGTTGGCATCGAACAGGCGCGCCCGGCGCCGGGAGTGCTCGAAGCGCTGCATACGGCTGAAATGATTGTGATCGCCCCAAGCAATCCGGTCGTCAGTATTGGCACGATTTTGGCGGTGCCTGGCGTGCGTGATGCACTGATGGCATCGCCAGCGCCAACTGTGGCGGTCAGTCCGATCATTGCCGGCGCGCCGGTCAAGGGACCAGCCGCGCCTCTCATGCGCGCCGTCGGGCTGGAGGTTTCAGTGCGCGGTGTGGCCGCCTGCTACCGCGGCTTGATTGATGCGCTGGTCATCGATCAGGCGGATGCCAGCCTATCGGATGATATTCGATCATGGGGGATTGATGTGATGGTGACCGATACCGTCATGCGTGGCCCTGCCGAGAAACGTCGCCTGGCGGAAGCAACGATCGCTGCTGCAAGAACTGCCGCGCGTCGCCGTTCGTAG
- the cofC gene encoding 2-phospho-L-lactate guanylyltransferase: protein MDLYAIVPVKELRHAKQRLAHALDAHERQELSLAMLGDVLAALSQSQVRRVTVISRDTAAYQIATAYGAVIAVDQTSDLNAALYQAAVDVPDDAAILIVPSDVPLLRADDVMMLAAQPGVAITPAHDGGTNLLLTPAIRGWTFLFGPDSFVRHCAEARRRGWTVHVVRLPHLERDIDEVDDLVWLAQQPGHTAAQRLAREFLMRKGARIW from the coding sequence ATGGACCTCTACGCGATTGTTCCGGTCAAGGAGTTGCGTCATGCAAAGCAGCGCCTTGCGCATGCGCTCGATGCACACGAACGGCAGGAATTGTCGCTGGCGATGCTCGGCGATGTGCTGGCGGCACTATCACAATCGCAGGTGCGTCGGGTGACGGTGATCAGCAGGGATACAGCGGCATATCAAATAGCCACTGCTTATGGGGCCGTGATTGCTGTCGATCAGACGTCTGATCTCAACGCGGCGCTGTATCAGGCGGCTGTGGATGTGCCTGATGACGCTGCTATCCTGATCGTGCCCTCGGATGTTCCGCTTTTGAGGGCGGATGATGTGATGATGCTGGCAGCCCAACCCGGCGTGGCAATCACGCCAGCCCATGATGGTGGAACAAACCTGCTGCTGACGCCGGCTATCCGAGGATGGACGTTTCTGTTTGGTCCTGACAGTTTTGTTCGTCATTGTGCAGAAGCGCGGCGGCGGGGGTGGACAGTGCATGTGGTGCGTCTGCCGCACCTTGAGCGAGACATCGATGAAGTTGACGATCTGGTCTGGCTGGCGCAGCAACCCGGACATACGGCGGCGCAGCGTCTGGCGCGGGAGTTTCTCATGCGCAAAGGAGCACGCATATGGTAA
- a CDS encoding TIGR03557 family F420-dependent LLM class oxidoreductase, translating to MVIIGYAAALEQFHPNDLLAYCQLAEQHGFKGVMAADHFQPWVPQQGHSAFVWSWMAALGATTRTLTFGPGVTCPSFRYHPAVVAQAAATQAAMTPGRFWLGLGSGEALNEHVVGGVWPEPHIRLQMLQEAVSIIKKLFTGKVARHDDGKYFKMERVRLWTLPPDPPPIYIATAGPVTAEWTGRACDGIITPGASPDKLRMLLGKFEEGARKAGKDPARMPKLLQLHMSWAETAEEAMQNALTEWPNGGMPFPKQDIRNPEDFAEIAKLVRPEHFKNRMLISSDLDEHRAYIQQFIDLGFDEIHVHNVGRNQEQFIKAFSEQVIPRLKA from the coding sequence ATGGTAATCATCGGATATGCCGCAGCCCTGGAACAGTTTCATCCGAACGATCTACTGGCATACTGCCAGCTCGCCGAGCAACATGGCTTCAAGGGAGTAATGGCAGCGGATCATTTTCAGCCGTGGGTGCCACAACAGGGGCACAGCGCCTTTGTCTGGAGTTGGATGGCCGCGCTCGGTGCAACAACGCGCACCCTGACGTTCGGTCCGGGTGTGACCTGCCCATCGTTCCGATACCATCCGGCGGTTGTGGCGCAGGCGGCTGCAACCCAGGCGGCGATGACTCCCGGTCGTTTCTGGTTGGGGTTGGGCAGCGGCGAGGCGCTGAATGAACATGTCGTGGGTGGTGTCTGGCCCGAACCGCATATCCGTCTTCAGATGCTTCAGGAAGCGGTCAGCATTATTAAGAAACTGTTCACCGGCAAAGTTGCCCGGCACGACGATGGGAAATACTTCAAAATGGAGCGGGTTCGTCTCTGGACATTGCCGCCGGATCCGCCACCGATCTACATTGCGACGGCTGGACCGGTGACCGCCGAATGGACCGGAAGAGCGTGCGATGGGATTATCACGCCTGGCGCCAGCCCCGATAAATTGCGGATGCTGCTAGGGAAATTCGAGGAGGGCGCGCGGAAAGCGGGGAAAGACCCTGCGCGAATGCCGAAACTGCTTCAGTTGCACATGTCGTGGGCGGAAACCGCTGAAGAGGCTATGCAGAACGCACTGACCGAATGGCCCAACGGTGGCATGCCCTTCCCCAAGCAGGATATTCGCAACCCGGAAGATTTCGCCGAAATTGCCAAACTGGTGCGACCAGAACACTTCAAGAACCGGATGTTGATCTCATCCGATCTCGATGAACATCGCGCATACATTCAGCAGTTCATCGATCTGGGATTTGACGAGATTCATGTGCACAACGTTGGTCGCAATCAGGAGCAGTTCATCAAAGCGTTCAGCGAACAGGTCATTCCACGTCTCAAAGCATAA
- a CDS encoding PPOX class F420-dependent oxidoreductase, giving the protein MNHRAIQVAAIPESHRDLLERPLIMILATTLPDTTPQATPVWFHFEDGYIYLNTAVGRLKDRAIRANPYVALVVVDPDNSYRYIQIRGPVVEINEEQGRAHIDYLARRYTGAERFTSNPPDQQRVRFKVAPEKVNVMG; this is encoded by the coding sequence ATGAATCATCGTGCCATTCAGGTTGCTGCGATCCCGGAGTCGCACCGCGATCTCCTCGAACGACCGTTGATCATGATCCTGGCGACAACCCTGCCCGATACTACACCGCAGGCGACGCCGGTCTGGTTTCATTTTGAAGATGGGTATATCTACCTGAATACTGCCGTTGGTCGGCTGAAGGATCGCGCGATCCGCGCGAATCCGTATGTGGCGCTGGTGGTGGTGGACCCGGATAATAGCTACCGTTACATTCAGATTCGCGGGCCGGTCGTCGAGATCAACGAAGAACAAGGACGCGCGCACATCGACTATCTGGCGCGGCGGTATACCGGTGCGGAGCGGTTTACGTCGAACCCGCCGGATCAGCAGCGGGTTCGGTTCAAGGTTGCGCCGGAGAAGGTCAATGTGATGGGGTGA
- a CDS encoding xanthine dehydrogenase family protein molybdopterin-binding subunit encodes MSHNGSTFRYLGKGHRLIEGLEKVTGNAKYAGDLKISGMLHACLVLSPYAHARIVSIDASAARAMPGVVAVLTADDLPTRDRAVNSRHSAVLAKDRVLWRGQPVVAVVGETETAARDAADRVVVEYEPLPPVVDVRKAASPDAPVIWTEGLPKEGADLTAAHAAVDKGEQETTGAPSNIHDEVHFARGDVERGFTEADVIIERVYCTPMVHQGYLEPHASVAEPDPYRGGVTVYASTQGQFSVRDEVARLLSLPRHKVRVVPMTIGGGFGAKYGIIDPLVAALAVTVKRPVRLVLTRTEDFLSTTPSPAAIVELKVGARADGALTAIQARVLMDNGVFPFTLGGIVSILLGGYYKCPNVKIDCYEVLTHKPQAGAYRAPGAPTATFAIESTIDDIARALGRDPLAFRLQNAAETGDPMGNNDPWPPIGLRLVLERLRDHPAWKDREVGPNEGVGIAVGGWPCGMSPAASVCRVDTDGTVRVHVGSVDISGVNSSLVLVAAEILNIPPEQVELIQGDTRSGPFAGPSGGSQTTYSVAGAVASAARAVREKLFHVAADHFEASAADLELRNGMVSVKGFPDKAISIGELAAIAESKAGGPGPIVAEGSAAVSENAPGFVAHLAKVHVDPETGQVTLKQYVAIQDVGFALNPTMVAGQIHGGSVQGIGWGLYEAMVYDEYGQLLTASFMDYNLPAFDQVPDIETVLVENPSPHGPFGARGVGEPPITAGAAAIANAIRDATGVRVTEIPIRAEMLWRAIQVGAGLRPAPTPMGRD; translated from the coding sequence GTGTCTCACAATGGATCAACGTTTCGCTACCTGGGCAAGGGGCATCGCCTGATCGAAGGGTTGGAAAAGGTAACCGGCAATGCGAAGTACGCTGGCGATCTGAAGATCTCCGGTATGCTGCACGCATGCCTGGTGTTAAGCCCGTATGCGCATGCGCGCATTGTTTCGATCGATGCCAGCGCTGCGCGGGCAATGCCGGGTGTTGTTGCGGTGCTGACCGCCGATGACCTGCCAACGCGCGATCGTGCCGTTAATTCGCGCCACAGTGCCGTGCTGGCAAAGGATCGTGTGCTCTGGCGCGGGCAACCGGTTGTGGCGGTCGTCGGTGAAACCGAGACAGCGGCGCGTGATGCCGCCGATCGCGTGGTCGTCGAGTATGAGCCGCTGCCGCCTGTCGTAGATGTGCGCAAAGCCGCCAGTCCCGATGCGCCGGTCATCTGGACCGAAGGGTTGCCGAAAGAAGGCGCCGACCTGACCGCAGCCCACGCTGCGGTCGACAAAGGCGAACAGGAAACAACCGGCGCACCCTCGAATATTCACGACGAGGTGCATTTTGCGCGCGGCGACGTCGAGCGCGGCTTCACAGAAGCCGATGTGATCATCGAACGGGTCTACTGCACCCCGATGGTGCACCAGGGTTATCTGGAGCCGCATGCGTCGGTTGCTGAGCCAGACCCATACCGTGGCGGCGTGACCGTGTACGCCAGCACACAGGGTCAGTTTAGCGTGCGCGACGAAGTAGCGCGTCTCCTGTCGCTGCCCCGGCATAAGGTGCGCGTCGTGCCCATGACGATTGGCGGCGGTTTTGGCGCCAAGTACGGTATTATCGATCCGCTGGTCGCCGCTCTTGCTGTGACCGTCAAACGTCCGGTGCGTCTTGTGCTCACCCGCACTGAGGATTTTCTTTCAACAACGCCTTCGCCAGCAGCAATCGTGGAACTGAAGGTTGGCGCGCGCGCCGACGGCGCACTGACGGCAATCCAGGCGCGGGTGTTGATGGACAATGGCGTCTTTCCCTTTACCCTGGGAGGTATCGTCAGCATTCTGCTCGGCGGCTATTATAAGTGCCCAAATGTGAAGATAGATTGTTATGAGGTGCTGACGCACAAACCACAGGCAGGCGCCTACCGCGCTCCTGGAGCACCAACCGCCACCTTTGCCATCGAGTCGACCATCGACGATATTGCCCGCGCGCTCGGGCGCGATCCGCTCGCATTTCGGCTGCAAAACGCTGCCGAAACCGGCGATCCGATGGGCAATAACGATCCCTGGCCCCCTATTGGGCTGAGACTGGTGCTTGAGCGGCTACGCGACCATCCCGCATGGAAGGATCGAGAGGTCGGTCCCAACGAGGGTGTCGGCATTGCCGTTGGCGGATGGCCCTGTGGCATGTCACCCGCTGCTTCTGTCTGCCGCGTCGATACCGATGGGACTGTGCGCGTCCACGTTGGATCGGTCGATATTTCCGGCGTCAATTCGTCGCTTGTGCTGGTGGCTGCCGAGATTCTCAATATTCCGCCCGAACAGGTGGAACTGATTCAAGGCGATACGCGCAGCGGTCCCTTTGCCGGTCCGTCTGGCGGCAGCCAGACAACCTACAGCGTAGCGGGGGCGGTTGCGAGTGCAGCGCGCGCCGTGCGCGAGAAATTGTTCCATGTAGCGGCAGACCACTTCGAAGCCAGCGCCGCCGACCTCGAACTTCGGAACGGCATGGTGAGCGTCAAAGGCTTCCCCGACAAAGCGATCTCGATTGGCGAACTGGCCGCCATTGCCGAGAGCAAGGCTGGCGGACCAGGACCGATCGTTGCCGAGGGCAGCGCCGCCGTTTCAGAAAATGCACCCGGTTTCGTGGCCCATCTGGCGAAGGTGCATGTCGATCCCGAGACTGGACAGGTGACGTTAAAACAGTACGTTGCCATTCAGGATGTCGGATTTGCCCTCAATCCGACGATGGTTGCCGGTCAGATCCATGGCGGCTCGGTACAAGGCATTGGCTGGGGATTGTACGAAGCAATGGTATACGACGAGTACGGTCAGTTGCTGACTGCCAGTTTCATGGACTACAACCTGCCGGCGTTCGATCAGGTCCCAGATATCGAGACAGTTCTGGTTGAAAATCCCTCGCCGCATGGTCCCTTCGGCGCACGCGGTGTCGGTGAGCCGCCGATCACGGCTGGCGCAGCAGCGATTGCCAATGCCATCCGCGATGCCACCGGCGTGCGCGTCACCGAGATTCCCATTCGCGCAGAAATGCTGTGGCGGGCAATACAAGTTGGGGCAGGTCTGAGACCTGCCCCGACGCCTATGGGCAGGGACTGA
- the gatC gene encoding Asp-tRNA(Asn)/Glu-tRNA(Gln) amidotransferase subunit GatC, giving the protein MLLTMEDVEHVARLARLRLSPDELEHMRDQLSKILDHFQMLQQIDVSAVPPTAQVTDLINVMREDEVRPSLPREQALANAPEQQDGMFRVRAIFEEAS; this is encoded by the coding sequence ATGTTGCTGACCATGGAAGATGTGGAGCACGTCGCACGCCTGGCGCGTCTGCGCCTTTCGCCAGATGAACTGGAGCATATGCGCGATCAATTGTCGAAGATTCTTGATCATTTTCAGATGTTGCAGCAGATCGATGTCAGCGCTGTTCCACCAACTGCGCAGGTGACCGATCTGATCAATGTGATGCGCGAGGATGAGGTGCGTCCGTCACTGCCGCGCGAACAGGCGCTGGCAAACGCTCCCGAACAACAGGATGGAATGTTTCGCGTCCGTGCCATCTTTGAAGAAGCGTCATAA
- a CDS encoding CdaR family protein, which translates to MDFLNTSALRFLLALILAFTLWVFVSYTQNPDRSIAYENIPVDIEGLAPGLIVIDKEGLPRAQRPEVDLTVLADDETLNNVRISDLRPFVDLTGRGPGEHNVPVNVVTTRSLRLRTAVEPEYLLIRLDQEITQTVALTVETTGVVPFGFEARAPQVTSRGQPLTAVTVRGPQGRVTRVAAVRARVDIDRLTANYNSPRTLEPVDANGQPVAGVTVEPATADILVPIISSVGLKRVPVVPSITGFPASGYVVAGVEVSPLLVTLTGSSGPLDDAENVLTADVDVTGAAQTFTRTVSLIAPRGTQLRFGEPTEALVTIRIAPINRPFQVTVPASVQMIGISEGMLASLSPNVVSVALTGTSAQLEALSSTQLLGVVNVRGLGPGTYELEPTFTLPEGVTLAAPAPRVFVTLRLPPTVTPGPTLTIENESQPTASPGTPAPTPGETPTPTATP; encoded by the coding sequence GTGGATTTCCTGAATACTTCAGCCCTGCGCTTTCTGCTGGCTTTGATCCTGGCATTTACGCTGTGGGTGTTCGTCTCGTATACTCAGAATCCTGATCGGTCGATTGCGTATGAAAATATCCCGGTAGACATCGAAGGTCTGGCGCCAGGATTGATCGTGATCGATAAGGAAGGACTGCCCCGCGCGCAGCGCCCAGAGGTCGATCTGACCGTCCTGGCAGACGATGAAACCCTGAATAATGTGCGCATCAGCGATCTGCGCCCTTTCGTCGATCTTACCGGGCGCGGACCAGGCGAGCACAACGTACCGGTCAATGTCGTCACCACCCGCTCACTCCGCCTGCGCACCGCCGTTGAACCTGAATATCTGCTCATCCGGCTGGATCAGGAAATCACCCAAACCGTTGCGCTGACGGTTGAAACCACCGGTGTCGTCCCTTTTGGCTTTGAGGCGCGCGCACCGCAGGTGACATCGCGTGGGCAGCCATTGACGGCCGTGACAGTGCGCGGACCACAGGGACGAGTGACACGTGTGGCTGCGGTGCGCGCGCGCGTCGACATTGACCGCCTGACGGCAAATTATAATTCTCCACGAACGCTCGAACCGGTCGATGCCAACGGACAACCGGTAGCTGGCGTGACGGTTGAGCCGGCCACTGCCGATATTCTGGTGCCGATCATTTCCAGCGTCGGACTCAAGCGCGTGCCGGTTGTGCCGTCGATCACCGGATTCCCCGCCAGCGGGTACGTGGTCGCCGGGGTCGAGGTGTCGCCATTGCTCGTCACGCTGACCGGTAGTTCAGGACCGCTCGATGACGCAGAGAATGTTCTAACCGCCGATGTGGACGTTACCGGCGCCGCTCAAACCTTCACCCGTACAGTGTCGCTCATTGCGCCACGCGGTACGCAACTCCGCTTCGGCGAGCCGACGGAGGCGCTCGTGACGATCCGCATTGCGCCGATCAACCGTCCATTTCAGGTCACAGTACCGGCATCGGTTCAGATGATCGGGATAAGCGAAGGGATGCTGGCGTCACTCAGTCCGAACGTGGTCTCTGTCGCCCTGACAGGCACATCTGCGCAACTCGAGGCATTGTCCAGCACTCAACTGCTTGGCGTGGTCAATGTCCGTGGGTTGGGACCGGGAACATATGAACTCGAACCAACCTTTACACTCCCCGAAGGAGTGACGCTGGCAGCGCCGGCGCCGCGCGTCTTCGTGACGCTGCGCCTGCCGCCAACGGTGACGCCGGGGCCGACATTAACGATTGAGAACGAATCTCAACCAACGGCATCGCCTGGCACACCAGCACCGACGCCGGGCGAAACGCCAACGCCGACTGCAACACCATAA
- the cdaA gene encoding diadenylate cyclase CdaA, translating to MPDIRSILEWINRLADRLNPFVDPRALLDIGIVALIFYWLLGVIRGTRAVPLLRGFGIMLVISIALSSVLPLETLRWLLENAIQPALIVAIPVLFQPELRRALESLGRTNDLLGRPFSRANRSELIDTVNGVSRAAQQLSQQGIGALMVIERETGLQEYADRGVILDARLAVPLLLNIFYPNAPLHDMAVIVRGNRILAANVVLPLSEDIVGPRRLGTRHRAAKGISEQSDAIAVVVSEETGAISLVHDGRMVSYLNEARLRSMLAGLLKVQLDEEPKT from the coding sequence ATGCCTGACATTCGCAGCATCCTGGAATGGATCAATCGCCTCGCCGACCGTCTCAATCCCTTCGTCGACCCACGCGCGCTGCTTGATATTGGGATCGTCGCACTGATTTTCTACTGGTTGCTCGGCGTCATTCGAGGCACGCGCGCCGTACCCTTGTTGCGCGGTTTTGGCATCATGCTGGTCATCTCGATTGCCCTCAGTTCGGTGCTGCCGCTCGAAACGCTGCGCTGGCTGCTCGAAAACGCCATTCAACCGGCGCTGATCGTGGCCATCCCAGTGCTGTTTCAACCAGAACTGCGGCGCGCGCTGGAAAGCCTGGGACGAACCAATGATCTGCTGGGGCGCCCTTTTTCGCGTGCCAATCGCTCAGAATTGATCGATACCGTGAACGGCGTCTCACGTGCAGCACAACAGTTGTCGCAGCAGGGCATCGGCGCATTGATGGTGATCGAACGTGAGACGGGACTGCAAGAATACGCCGATCGCGGTGTCATCCTCGACGCGCGCCTCGCAGTGCCGCTCTTGTTGAATATTTTCTACCCGAATGCGCCACTGCACGATATGGCAGTCATTGTGCGCGGCAATCGCATCCTGGCTGCCAACGTCGTGCTTCCCCTCAGTGAAGACATCGTTGGACCGCGACGCCTTGGCACGCGCCATCGCGCAGCAAAAGGCATCTCTGAGCAATCCGACGCTATCGCTGTGGTGGTGTCCGAAGAAACTGGCGCGATTTCACTGGTGCATGACGGGCGTATGGTGAGTTATCTCAATGAAGCACGGCTGCGGAGTATGCTCGCGGGGCTGCTCAAGGTGCAACTCGACGAAGAGCCGAAAACCTGA